In Myxococcus stipitatus, the following are encoded in one genomic region:
- a CDS encoding carboxypeptidase-like regulatory domain-containing protein gives MTLAGYLSVIAKLVTSFILAGVLGCDSGVSTPVSAPAPVQPPPRQPPSLDGTGMVHVRVVSAKDERPLAGVTVVVLRPGETLDLDDPLARRVMTDGAGVARFSGVAAGEYTLCARGARHGEYCENSVGLVAGGTASSVLPLPPGASLRGQVFFPDGSPAEGVRLRAISAESPPWAEIDSEAVTDVMGFYDLGGLTPGVNVIHLQSPFTVPFPSREWYAPQEVTLVGEMDGQWDIRLPALVSIVAKPCHAFRSGKALNLDVSRVSVRQDWREASLSRQEGGLWTGRVEAGVYVFKVDATSEETELSGEREVDVRPGPPVVVPVSCEPVYRGRSFDWAHALSSYPEPSSFELAGHVLMPDGTPVRGARISVEWPVSPRVYRCSQWTPSYRHVRFDGSGFAVRLPIDQHQVYAWIDNGLAGHISVSSKNGERVIADIRLRDDVGAVVGRFDFLESSGSMSLRPPTVLFDGGPLSSPSRYLLTVAEQSGRFVVAGIPLGEHAVFLDGSSTKKHITVRSRVATDVGYLPPAQ, from the coding sequence GTGACGCTGGCAGGCTACTTGAGCGTGATTGCGAAGCTTGTGACGTCGTTCATCCTGGCGGGCGTGCTGGGATGTGATTCGGGAGTGTCGACGCCGGTGTCGGCGCCTGCGCCCGTGCAGCCTCCCCCGAGGCAGCCACCGTCGCTGGATGGCACGGGGATGGTTCATGTCAGAGTGGTCTCCGCGAAGGACGAGCGTCCGCTCGCAGGGGTCACCGTGGTGGTGCTGCGGCCGGGAGAGACCCTCGACCTGGATGATCCATTGGCGAGGAGGGTGATGACGGATGGCGCGGGTGTTGCCCGCTTCTCCGGGGTCGCCGCTGGGGAGTACACCCTTTGTGCACGAGGCGCGCGACACGGCGAGTACTGTGAGAATTCCGTCGGCCTCGTCGCGGGCGGTACGGCCTCCAGTGTCTTGCCTTTGCCTCCAGGGGCATCTCTGCGTGGACAGGTCTTCTTTCCTGACGGCTCGCCAGCGGAAGGGGTGCGGTTGCGCGCCATCAGTGCTGAGTCTCCCCCTTGGGCTGAGATTGATTCAGAGGCGGTGACGGATGTCATGGGTTTCTATGACCTGGGTGGCTTGACTCCAGGTGTGAATGTGATTCATCTCCAGTCGCCCTTCACCGTCCCTTTTCCTTCGCGAGAATGGTACGCGCCCCAAGAGGTCACCCTCGTGGGCGAAATGGATGGCCAATGGGACATCCGGCTCCCAGCGCTTGTCTCCATCGTGGCGAAGCCTTGCCACGCATTTCGTTCAGGCAAGGCGCTCAATCTGGACGTGAGCCGCGTCTCGGTTCGCCAGGACTGGAGAGAAGCCAGCCTCTCGCGCCAGGAGGGTGGTTTGTGGACAGGGCGTGTCGAGGCAGGCGTCTATGTCTTCAAGGTGGACGCCACTTCTGAGGAGACCGAGCTTTCAGGCGAGCGGGAAGTCGATGTTCGTCCAGGGCCACCCGTGGTCGTCCCTGTCTCCTGCGAACCTGTCTACCGAGGACGGAGTTTTGATTGGGCTCATGCCTTGTCCTCCTATCCAGAACCGTCTTCATTTGAGCTTGCCGGGCATGTCCTCATGCCTGACGGTACACCTGTGAGGGGTGCGCGAATCTCGGTGGAGTGGCCCGTATCGCCCAGGGTGTATCGCTGCAGTCAGTGGACGCCTTCGTATCGTCACGTGCGCTTTGACGGTTCGGGCTTCGCGGTGAGGCTGCCGATTGACCAGCATCAAGTCTATGCGTGGATCGACAATGGTCTGGCCGGACACATCTCGGTCTCAAGCAAGAATGGAGAGCGAGTCATCGCGGACATCCGCTTGAGGGATGATGTCGGCGCTGTCGTCGGCCGCTTTGACTTCCTGGAGAGCTCGGGCTCCATGAGCCTCCGGCCGCCGACGGTCCTGTTCGACGGAGGCCCGCTCAGCAGCCCTAGCCGCTATCTGCTGACCGTTGCCGAGCAGTCTGGGCGATTTGTCGTCGCGGGCATTCCTCTGGGCGAACACGCCGTGTTCCTCGATGGAAGCAGCACGAAGAAGCACATCACGGTTCGGAGCCGAGTGGCGACGGACGTGGGGTATCTGCCGCCCGCGCAATAG